From Apium graveolens cultivar Ventura chromosome 9, ASM990537v1, whole genome shotgun sequence, the proteins below share one genomic window:
- the LOC141685281 gene encoding uncharacterized protein LOC141685281: MYRERKFTKFGDLLSTLLVAEQNHELVIKNHQSRPTGSAPLPEVNNTTFQQNVRGKGHRGGRGHGRYRGRGRGRGHFRPYYSFGHQKWQPKTQSKRKAPQGGKTNNLCHKCGMEGHWSRNCYIPQHLVDLYQSSKRSKGKMVETNFANNLDDSLIISTGGISVNGPNETNETPMWEAGD; encoded by the coding sequence ATGTACAGGGAGCGCAAGTTTACCAAGTTTGGGGATCTCCTTTCAACCCTCCTTGTTGCCGAGCAGAATCATGAATTGGTGATTAAGAATCATCAATCCCGTCCAACGGGATCTGCCCCTTTACCAGAAGTAAATAACACGACATTCCAGCAGAATGTACGTGGAAAAGGGCATAGAGGTGGACGAGGCCATGGTCGCTACCGTGGACGAGGCCGTGGTCGTGGGCATTTTCGTCCTTATTATAGCTTTGGTCACCAGAAGTGGCAACCTAAAACACAGAGCAAAAGAAAGGCACCACAAGGAGGGAAAACTAACAATTTATGTCACAAGTGTGGAATGGAAGGGCATTGGTCACGTAATTGTTATATCCCACAACATCTTGTTGATTTATATCAGTCATCTAAAAGATCAAAAGGGAAAATGGTGGAAACCAATTTTGCCAACAACTTAGATGATTCTCTTATAATATCAACCGGGGGAATAAGCGTTAATGGTCCTAATGAGACTAACGAAACTCCCATGTGGGAGGCTGGGGATTAG